In a single window of the Arenicella chitinivorans genome:
- the polA gene encoding DNA polymerase I produces MKQPELILIDGSSYLYRAFYVPQLKRMQTTSGQPTGAVFGIINMIKSLMSEYPESHIVAVFDAKGKNFRHDLYEDYKANRPPMPDELRSQIDFVHRGIKAMGLPLVAITGVEADDVIGTYAKQASEKGKTVLVASGDKDLAQIVNDRVNLIDTMKKVIMDVDGVVEKFGVRPDQIIDFLTLTGDTSDNIPGVPKVGPKTAVKWLSEYDTLDGVIENADQIGGKVGENLREFIPQLPLSKDLVTIRCELELDPALEELHAKEPDTDTLIDIYQTLQFKKWLGELGETLQAGSGAAQIGEFKPGKYSTILNESEFEDWLSRLASSEGFAFDTETTSVHAQAAELVGLSFAINAGEAAYVPVAHSYLGAPDQLDRDWVLQKLKPLLEDPNLPKIGQNLKYDMSVLANYSISMQGVQFDTMLESYVLNSVSSRHDMDTLSETHLGHTPVPFTEVAGKGKSQLTFDQIELETASRYAAEDADVTLRLHHVLMPQLTAKPGLHKIFTELEMPLVSVLSRIEDNGVLIDDAMLLQQSQQLAMSMQQSESRAYELAEGEFNLASPKQIQEILYDRMGLPVLRKTPKGAPSTAEDVLQELALDHELPRLILEHRSLGKLKSTYTDKLPTMINRRTGRVHTSYHQAVAATGRLSSSDPNLQNIPIRTLEGRRIREAFIAEPGCHIVAADYSQIELRIMAHLSADATLLDAFQHGLDIHRATAAEIFSAPLDDVTDEQRRHSKAVNFGLIYGMSAFGLAKQLNVERKQAQSYIDQYFERYPGVKAYMENTRESARERGFVETVFGRRLYLPDINAKNHNVRQYAERTAINAPMQGTAADIIKMAMIAVDQWIRAEAPQIKMVMQVHDELVFEVPDSMLDSGIASIRDIMQQVAKLDVPLLVDVGNGSNWAQAH; encoded by the coding sequence ATGAAGCAACCCGAGTTGATCCTGATCGACGGTTCGTCCTATCTGTACCGTGCCTTCTATGTGCCTCAATTAAAGCGCATGCAAACCACTTCAGGTCAGCCGACAGGTGCTGTTTTTGGCATCATTAATATGATCAAGAGCCTAATGAGTGAGTATCCCGAGTCTCATATCGTGGCGGTGTTTGATGCCAAGGGTAAGAATTTTCGCCATGACCTATACGAAGACTACAAGGCGAACCGACCACCGATGCCGGACGAACTACGCAGTCAGATCGATTTTGTGCACCGAGGTATCAAGGCCATGGGTTTGCCCTTGGTCGCGATTACCGGTGTGGAAGCAGATGACGTCATCGGTACATATGCAAAGCAGGCCAGTGAAAAAGGCAAAACAGTTTTGGTTGCCAGCGGTGACAAGGACCTGGCTCAGATTGTGAATGACCGCGTGAATCTGATTGATACCATGAAGAAGGTGATTATGGATGTTGACGGCGTGGTCGAGAAGTTTGGCGTACGGCCAGATCAGATTATCGATTTTCTGACCCTGACTGGCGACACCTCAGACAATATTCCCGGTGTGCCAAAAGTTGGGCCAAAGACCGCGGTTAAGTGGTTGAGCGAATACGACACACTGGATGGCGTGATCGAGAATGCAGATCAGATTGGCGGCAAAGTCGGTGAGAACCTGCGTGAATTTATTCCACAGCTACCGTTGTCTAAGGACTTGGTGACCATTCGCTGCGAATTGGAGTTGGATCCGGCGCTCGAAGAGTTGCATGCGAAGGAGCCCGACACGGATACGCTGATCGATATTTATCAAACCCTACAATTCAAGAAATGGCTGGGTGAACTGGGTGAGACGCTCCAGGCTGGCAGTGGTGCTGCCCAGATAGGCGAATTTAAACCCGGAAAGTACAGCACCATACTGAACGAATCCGAGTTTGAAGACTGGCTAAGTCGACTGGCTTCGAGCGAGGGGTTTGCCTTCGATACGGAAACCACGTCGGTGCACGCGCAAGCCGCCGAGCTGGTTGGGTTGTCGTTCGCCATCAACGCGGGCGAGGCGGCGTATGTGCCGGTCGCGCACAGCTATCTTGGTGCGCCTGATCAACTCGATCGTGACTGGGTCTTGCAGAAACTGAAACCGCTGCTCGAAGATCCGAATTTACCGAAGATTGGCCAGAATCTTAAGTATGACATGAGCGTGCTGGCAAATTATTCGATTAGTATGCAAGGTGTCCAATTCGACACCATGTTGGAATCGTATGTACTCAATAGTGTGAGTTCGCGCCATGATATGGACACGCTCTCGGAAACGCATCTCGGCCACACTCCAGTGCCGTTTACGGAAGTCGCCGGCAAGGGAAAATCGCAGCTGACCTTTGATCAGATAGAATTGGAGACAGCATCGCGTTATGCGGCGGAAGACGCCGATGTGACTTTGCGTTTGCACCACGTCTTGATGCCACAGCTTACGGCCAAGCCAGGATTACACAAAATTTTTACTGAACTCGAGATGCCGTTGGTGAGTGTGCTGTCTCGCATTGAAGATAACGGCGTGTTGATTGATGATGCGATGCTGTTACAGCAAAGCCAGCAGTTGGCGATGAGTATGCAGCAAAGTGAGTCTCGCGCCTATGAGCTGGCCGAGGGCGAATTTAACCTGGCTTCGCCGAAGCAGATCCAGGAAATTTTGTACGATCGAATGGGCTTGCCAGTCTTGAGAAAGACCCCGAAAGGCGCACCGTCGACAGCCGAAGATGTGTTGCAGGAGCTGGCGCTGGATCACGAACTGCCGCGTTTGATTCTGGAGCACCGCAGTTTGGGAAAGCTAAAGTCCACTTACACCGATAAGCTGCCGACCATGATCAACCGTCGCACTGGACGAGTTCATACCTCATATCATCAGGCGGTGGCCGCCACCGGGCGGCTGTCGTCGAGCGACCCGAATCTACAAAATATTCCGATACGCACCCTAGAAGGTCGGCGTATACGGGAAGCGTTTATCGCCGAACCCGGTTGTCATATTGTGGCGGCTGATTACTCGCAGATCGAATTGCGGATCATGGCGCACCTGTCCGCCGATGCCACGTTGCTGGATGCCTTTCAGCATGGGCTAGACATCCATCGCGCTACCGCCGCAGAAATCTTTTCGGCGCCGTTAGACGACGTCACCGACGAACAGCGGCGCCATTCAAAGGCGGTCAACTTCGGTTTGATTTACGGGATGTCTGCGTTCGGTTTGGCGAAGCAGTTAAATGTGGAGCGCAAGCAGGCGCAAAGTTATATTGATCAGTACTTTGAACGGTACCCGGGCGTCAAAGCCTATATGGAAAATACCCGAGAATCCGCTCGCGAGCGCGGGTTTGTTGAAACGGTGTTTGGTCGTCGTTTGTATCTACCGGACATCAACGCCAAAAACCACAACGTAAGGCAATATGCAGAACGTACCGCAATTAATGCACCGATGCAGGGCACTGCCGCCGATATCATCAAGATGGCAATGATTGCCGTGGATCAATGGATTCGAGCTGAGGCACCGCAGATCAAGATGGTGATGCAGGTGCACGACGAGCTGGTGTTCGAAGTGCCGGACAGTATGTTAGACAGTGGAATTGCGTCGATTCGAGATATCATGCAGCAGGTGGCCAAATTGGATGTCCCGCTGTTAGTCGACGTAGGAAATGGCAGTAATTGGGCGCAAGCTCATTAA
- a CDS encoding L,D-transpeptidase Cds6 family protein: protein MKTFNFRIVVPAVTVALYVASAFANVAIAQSSPAVSLVDVAAQIDAGQWRAAERNLQAMLKADPSRLEYYVNLAALYARQGKLNQAKVSLQQGLQADQHAAMLWAGLQRINGALAANAYQRALDKNEPDLALKAVQLPVVRTLASETRSEIAIPESFAKPEMPSPEAHNAEVAALTAELAAQKRHYEQKLDQLQRQMSEQEAVIAEMRSKQSVPVLGQHQESPVSIPVMRQQTEASPVDPTSTLDTISIESGLSLDQAAIQHVQRWASAWAARDKAAYIAFYDTDYAPGEYVNRTRWLQQTDLYFANAKPIQLDLSDFEVIDQGGSVAVTFSQHYQSASFDETSRKRLVFVLSNSDWRTAKIIKEQTVSG, encoded by the coding sequence ATGAAAACCTTTAATTTTCGCATCGTTGTCCCAGCCGTGACGGTGGCGCTGTATGTCGCTTCGGCGTTCGCTAATGTTGCCATCGCGCAATCCTCGCCAGCCGTATCGCTGGTTGATGTTGCTGCACAGATCGATGCGGGTCAGTGGCGTGCGGCCGAACGGAATCTCCAAGCGATGTTGAAGGCCGACCCATCGCGACTTGAGTACTACGTTAACCTGGCGGCTTTGTATGCGCGTCAAGGTAAACTGAATCAGGCCAAAGTGAGTTTGCAACAGGGTTTGCAAGCGGATCAACATGCTGCAATGTTGTGGGCAGGGTTGCAGCGTATCAATGGCGCGTTAGCCGCCAACGCTTATCAGCGTGCGTTGGACAAAAATGAACCAGATTTGGCCTTAAAGGCGGTACAGCTCCCAGTTGTGCGCACGCTGGCGTCGGAAACAAGGTCTGAAATCGCTATACCTGAGTCGTTCGCTAAGCCAGAGATGCCAAGTCCCGAGGCGCACAACGCAGAAGTTGCGGCATTGACCGCTGAACTAGCGGCACAAAAGCGGCATTATGAACAAAAGTTGGATCAGTTGCAGCGTCAAATGAGTGAGCAAGAAGCGGTAATTGCTGAGATGAGAAGCAAGCAATCAGTTCCGGTTCTGGGTCAACACCAGGAATCCCCTGTGAGTATACCAGTGATGCGTCAGCAAACCGAAGCATCACCCGTCGACCCCACCAGCACACTGGACACCATATCGATTGAAAGTGGGTTGTCATTAGATCAAGCTGCGATTCAGCATGTACAGCGGTGGGCATCGGCTTGGGCGGCACGTGACAAAGCGGCCTACATTGCGTTTTACGACACAGATTATGCTCCTGGGGAGTATGTGAATCGCACGCGTTGGTTGCAGCAGACCGACCTATATTTCGCCAATGCGAAACCTATTCAGCTCGATCTTTCGGACTTCGAAGTGATAGATCAAGGTGGCTCCGTGGCGGTGACCTTTTCTCAGCACTACCAATCGGCCTCGTTTGATGAAACGTCTCGCAAGAGACTGGTGTTCGTGCTGTCAAATAGTGACTGGCGCACGGCGAAAATCATCAAAGAACAGACGGTGTCAGGATGA
- a CDS encoding L,D-transpeptidase family protein, translated as MSRVRWVAVFAAMCGAAPLAAEQLVQPTITRDPTHELHAVASNGDYEAQLLAVIDAIQSGQLRQALEQADTHLSQFPKSRVGHFLRAEVLMAMSGDTALFGARASIPEEVLRGLVHQLKNRWQHRHDNAQALHTRLPADLVLMGKYQHVLVADLTAGRLYVYANNDGRPKLVRDYYLTMGSQGFGKQVEGDNKTPIGIYRVTRHIEGKALPDLYGKGAFPVDYPNRYDRYLGRTGYGIWLHGTPSDTYARAPWSSEGCFVLSNDDLLDVAQFVDVQAHTPVLLSEQVAWLDQQDAAAQQAELLAVIARWEKDWEAIDTDALIAHYSSENFNLGHGDFAQWAARKKQVNRAKTDIDLELEIHSLFRYPGKAAMFEVTFTQHYASNNFSNTAEKRQLWQKNSAGRWQIIFEGKPKR; from the coding sequence ATGAGTCGAGTACGTTGGGTGGCAGTGTTTGCTGCAATGTGTGGTGCAGCCCCGCTTGCCGCGGAACAGCTGGTGCAGCCAACCATCACTAGAGACCCAACACATGAGTTGCACGCGGTGGCCTCGAATGGCGATTACGAAGCACAGCTCCTGGCTGTGATTGACGCAATTCAAAGTGGGCAGTTGAGACAGGCGCTAGAGCAGGCGGACACGCATTTATCCCAGTTTCCCAAGAGTCGAGTAGGACACTTCTTGCGCGCCGAGGTTCTAATGGCAATGTCGGGGGACACGGCGCTGTTTGGTGCCCGAGCCTCGATTCCGGAAGAGGTGTTACGTGGTCTGGTGCATCAGCTTAAAAATCGCTGGCAACACCGGCATGACAACGCACAAGCGCTGCACACACGGTTACCGGCAGACTTAGTGTTGATGGGCAAATACCAGCATGTGCTGGTGGCTGACCTGACGGCTGGCCGGCTGTATGTGTATGCAAATAATGACGGACGCCCGAAGTTAGTCCGTGATTACTATTTAACCATGGGGTCACAAGGCTTTGGTAAACAGGTCGAGGGCGATAACAAAACCCCGATTGGTATCTACCGAGTGACACGGCATATCGAAGGAAAAGCGTTGCCGGATTTGTACGGCAAAGGTGCTTTTCCGGTTGATTATCCGAATAGGTACGACCGTTATTTGGGTCGTACCGGCTACGGCATCTGGCTGCATGGCACGCCATCCGACACCTATGCGCGCGCGCCATGGTCGAGTGAAGGCTGTTTTGTGTTAAGCAATGATGATTTATTAGACGTGGCGCAGTTTGTGGATGTGCAAGCCCATACTCCGGTGTTGCTCAGCGAGCAGGTTGCTTGGCTGGATCAACAGGATGCCGCGGCACAACAAGCCGAGTTGTTGGCAGTGATCGCTCGTTGGGAGAAGGACTGGGAGGCAATCGACACGGATGCCTTAATTGCTCATTACTCGTCTGAGAATTTTAATCTCGGGCACGGTGATTTCGCGCAATGGGCGGCACGCAAAAAGCAGGTTAATCGCGCTAAGACTGACATCGACCTAGAATTGGAGATACACAGTCTGTTTCGCTATCCGGGCAAGGCAGCTATGTTCGAAGTCACCTTCACTCAGCATTACGCCAGTAATAACTTCTCGAATACGGCCGAAAAGCGCCAGTTGTGGCAAAAAAATTCTGCTGGACGCTGGCAAATTATTTTTGAAGGGAAGCCTAAACGGTAA
- the yihA gene encoding ribosome biogenesis GTP-binding protein YihA/YsxC — MSTNSSLPEILRAPEFLLGAAEPHQFPQDDQVEIAFAGRSNVGKSSAINAICNRRKLARTSKVPGRTQQINFFSMGEHARLVDLPGYGYAQVPLAVKQKWEKTIHEYLTGRPNLRVLVLLMDVRHPLTDLDWQMVRWASEADLPTQVLLTKADKFKRGRVAAITLEVERELNKVNGQFGVEAFSSQTYLGVEAMRAQLAEWVVA; from the coding sequence GTGTCTACGAATAGCTCTTTACCAGAAATTTTGCGTGCCCCCGAGTTCTTGCTCGGCGCCGCTGAACCCCACCAGTTCCCGCAAGATGATCAGGTTGAAATTGCTTTCGCCGGTCGTTCGAACGTGGGTAAATCCAGTGCCATCAACGCGATTTGTAATCGACGAAAGCTTGCGCGGACCAGTAAGGTACCTGGCCGCACACAACAAATAAATTTTTTTTCCATGGGCGAACACGCGCGCTTGGTCGATCTGCCAGGCTACGGCTACGCGCAAGTACCGCTTGCGGTTAAGCAAAAATGGGAGAAAACCATTCACGAATACCTGACTGGCCGCCCAAATCTACGTGTCTTGGTCTTGCTTATGGACGTTCGCCACCCATTGACCGATCTGGATTGGCAAATGGTGCGTTGGGCCAGTGAAGCCGATCTGCCAACCCAGGTGCTACTCACCAAAGCCGATAAGTTTAAACGTGGAAGAGTCGCCGCGATAACGCTAGAAGTTGAGCGCGAATTGAACAAGGTAAACGGCCAGTTTGGGGTCGAAGCTTTTTCCTCCCAAACCTACCTCGGGGTTGAAGCCATGCGGGCACAATTAGCGGAATGGGTAGTCGCCTGA
- a CDS encoding c-type cytochrome, with translation MLKKLLAIAGISLSGMAMTTMALAAGDAEAGKAKSAVCAACHGAAGVSSLPINPNLAAQVPGYISAQLKAFKSGERQNAIMAGQVAALTEEDMADLDAYYASLPASTEVSLTEEDIEMAVAGEKLYRGGFAERGISACMGCHGPSGHGIPIHYPRVAGQHKGYLEQQLLAFKKGERVGHAGIMKSVAFSLSEQQIKELSAYMAGLR, from the coding sequence ATGTTGAAAAAATTATTAGCAATAGCCGGCATTTCGTTATCCGGCATGGCCATGACGACAATGGCTCTGGCCGCAGGTGATGCCGAGGCGGGAAAAGCAAAATCAGCGGTGTGTGCTGCGTGTCACGGCGCGGCTGGTGTGAGTAGTCTGCCAATCAACCCAAACTTGGCAGCACAAGTGCCCGGTTATATCAGTGCTCAGTTGAAAGCATTTAAATCTGGTGAGCGTCAAAACGCGATTATGGCGGGCCAAGTGGCTGCATTGACTGAAGAAGACATGGCGGATCTTGATGCATACTACGCGTCTTTGCCAGCTAGCACCGAAGTCAGCCTAACTGAAGAAGATATTGAAATGGCGGTCGCTGGTGAGAAATTGTATCGCGGTGGCTTCGCCGAGCGTGGTATTTCAGCGTGTATGGGTTGTCATGGGCCAAGTGGACACGGCATTCCGATTCACTATCCTCGCGTAGCAGGTCAGCATAAAGGCTACTTGGAGCAGCAACTATTGGCATTTAAGAAGGGTGAGCGCGTGGGCCATGCGGGTATCATGAAAAGCGTTGCCTTCAGTTTGTCTGAGCAGCAAATCAAGGAATTATCTGCTTACATGGCGGGGCTGCGATAA